The following is a genomic window from Halodesulfovibrio marinisediminis DSM 17456.
CGGAAAAACATATATTTCTCCGAGCGTGGCAAATAATGTCATCAGGGGATACCTGAACGGAGGCGTGGCTTCAGGCACAGCCTCACCGTTGGCTGAATTGACTCCGCGTGAAGAAGAGATCTTTCAGCTTGTGGCAGAGGGATATAAAAGCAGGGAAATTGCGGACATGCTTGTGGTAAGTATTAAGACAGTTGAAAAACATCGTTCTAATCTGATGCATAAGCTTTGTGTGCATTCCGCAGCAGAACTCAGGGAGTTTGCTGCTCAGCAGGGCATAATCTTTAAAAAACCTGAATTGACTGCGTAATTGAATTTCAAAAACAAAAAGGGGAAGCATATGCTTCCCCTTTTCTCGTATTATTGTGCGGAGTCCGACTAGCTTTCCAACTGCTGGATACCGTCGAGAAGCCACATGGAGTCGTCCTTGTGGTTTTTCAGGAAATGCCACACTTCGCGTACCTGCTCAGGATGCTGTGCGGACTGGTCTTCGCGCATCAGCACATCAAAGTAGACAGTGGCAAGAATGCCGTCGCCTTCTTCTTTTACTTCAAGCAAGCGGGCATTGGACATAAGAATTTCAGTGCGTGAAGGCACAGGGTCTTCTTTAGCCTGTTGTTTAATAGACTCAAATACTTCATGAGTCGTAAACTCTTTAATGTCTTCAAGATCTCTGCTGTCCCAGCTTTGCTGCAGACGGTTAAATACCATCTTGGCACCCTTTAGGAAGTCTTCTGAGTCAAATCCTGCCGGAGTTGTTACCTCTGGCTGTACATCCTGTGCGTGGCTTCCGCCCGCAGGAGTACTGCGCAGGTTTGACCATGCATCATGCGACTGACGTTGCATGGTAGAATAATTGTCTTCAGGTGGTGCATATGATTGCTGGTTATAGTTCGCATGCCCCCCGCCTTGGTAGGCGGTTTGCTGCGTTTCCATTCTTCGAGAACGGAACATTTTGCGGAGAAAGAAAAACGCCAATACAAGTAGGATGATATCAAGGAAACCAATACCGCCGAACCCGCCACCGAAGAGTAAGGAACCAAGCAATGTTCCTGCGAGGAGACCGCCGAACATGCCGCCCATGCCACCGAAGAGGCCTTTGCGCGGTTGCTGAGTTTGAGTGGCAGTGGATTTGTTTTGGTTCAGCGGAGCCTTTTGTACGGGCTTAGAATAGCTCTTGCTGAACATCGGCTTGCTGCCGAATGACCTACCCCCGCCAAAACGTTTGGCGTCTGCAAAGTCAGCCATGCCGAGAACAAGTACGGCGGCAAGGACTGGCATTAGGAGTAAGGCAATAGGGCGAATCATTTTCATACAATTCTCCATGTAATAGGTATGCCCGTACCATGTAACTATAATTTGGTATGAGTCAAGACCCGAGACAGGTTAGTACCTGTTTATTTTTTAAAGTCTTCCACTTTAATCCATGTAACTGCGCCTAATTCAACAGGCTTTTCTTTGCCTGACGGTGCAGTAATAGTGTAGTCTGCAGTGGTGAGTGCTGCAAATCCCC
Proteins encoded in this region:
- a CDS encoding Tim44 domain-containing protein, whose product is MKMIRPIALLLMPVLAAVLVLGMADFADAKRFGGGRSFGSKPMFSKSYSKPVQKAPLNQNKSTATQTQQPRKGLFGGMGGMFGGLLAGTLLGSLLFGGGFGGIGFLDIILLVLAFFFLRKMFRSRRMETQQTAYQGGGHANYNQQSYAPPEDNYSTMQRQSHDAWSNLRSTPAGGSHAQDVQPEVTTPAGFDSEDFLKGAKMVFNRLQQSWDSRDLEDIKEFTTHEVFESIKQQAKEDPVPSRTEILMSNARLLEVKEEGDGILATVYFDVLMREDQSAQHPEQVREVWHFLKNHKDDSMWLLDGIQQLES